A region of Moorena producens PAL-8-15-08-1 DNA encodes the following proteins:
- a CDS encoding PEP-CTERM sorting domain-containing protein (PEP-CTERM proteins occur, often in large numbers, in the proteomes of bacteria that also encode an exosortase, a predicted intramembrane cysteine proteinase. The presence of a PEP-CTERM domain at a protein's C-terminus predicts cleavage within the sorting domain, followed by covalent anchoring to some some component of the (usually Gram-negative) cell surface. Many PEP-CTERM proteins exhibit an unusual sequence composition that includes large numbers of potential glycosylation sites. Expression of one such protein has been shown restore the ability of a bacterium to form floc, a type of biofilm.) has product MTQLSSSLAVTKGMAQKLAMATASAALMTVVMPSVAQAVTLVKNVVVKPPVGEEPAAQLCPPFCETGDSITTDIGRRVVIGNNIDKTLTSILYTISAEEDAAWSKESISDIFSELIFSNDNKKLLLTSGSVAPGEAVLAFREAEQNVMFDITVFYDGAPATVPEPTTLLGLLAVGALTATSAVGSRE; this is encoded by the coding sequence ATGACTCAATTATCATCATCATTAGCGGTTACCAAAGGGATGGCTCAAAAATTAGCTATGGCTACAGCATCAGCAGCATTGATGACTGTGGTCATGCCTAGTGTGGCCCAGGCAGTTACACTAGTTAAAAATGTAGTGGTTAAGCCCCCCGTTGGTGAAGAGCCTGCTGCCCAACTTTGTCCTCCTTTTTGTGAAACTGGGGATTCCATTACCACAGATATAGGGCGTAGAGTGGTAATTGGAAATAACATCGACAAGACTTTAACCAGTATCCTCTACACAATTTCTGCCGAGGAAGATGCAGCCTGGAGTAAGGAAAGTATTTCTGATATTTTCAGCGAACTTATCTTCTCTAATGATAATAAAAAACTGTTGCTAACTTCAGGAAGTGTTGCTCCTGGTGAGGCAGTTCTTGCGTTTCGAGAAGCTGAACAAAATGTGATGTTTGACATTACCGTGTTTTATGACGGAGCCCCAGCTACCGTTCCTGAACCAACCACTCTATTAGGTCTATTAGCTGTAGGTGCCTTAACTGCTACCTCAGCTGTAGGGAGTAGGGAGTAG
- a CDS encoding efflux RND transporter permease subunit, which produces MSFHVSSWSIKNPVATLVMFLVLGIVGLFSFNQLGIDRLPNIDLPAVMVTVTQPGAGPAELEFQVTKKVEDAVASLGDIDQIRSTVTDGSSSTVINFVLGTDSNQATNDVRNAVAQIRQSLPLDINEPIVRRLEFAGGSVMTYAVASDKRSVEELSDLVDRKISRDLVNVPGVAQINRLGGVDREIRVDLDPARLQAFGITATQVNDQIRSFNVNLPGGRGNIGGAEQNVRTLGSAKTVEELKNYRIVLPDGANVTLSSLGEVTDGFGDLRTAAYLNGKSVVAFSVLRSTGSTLVSVEEGVRKAVKQLKTTLPEDIELPLIFTRADSIRDSYQATIDSLVIGSLLTVLTVGIFLRNWRVTLITAIALPLSIIPTFLVIKALNYTLNNMSLLGLALAVGNLVDDAICMIENIDQHLDMGKKPIRAAWDGAREIGLAVVATTATIVAVFLPVAFMGGIPGQFFQPFGVTVAVSTMFSTLVATTMTPMLSAYLLKPKSKGLKVNKFKVDKFKVESWPNNHQPNNHQPNNHQPNNHQPNNHQPNNHQPNNLQPANHQPNNHQPNNHQPNNLQPTTEQPATDQRRPIQPYRSLLTWALKHRITTMLIAVAFFIGSLQLVQFIPKGLFNDGDTGISTILIDLPPGSQLNETIDVVQETNRLLQSNPAVENVLASAGDDGINSGTVYAKLLPKEEREISQKEFNQQMRQAFQNIAGARIRFRSQGGGGSSQDLSIILKSENGELLAQTAQALEKQMRQIPGLVEVTSSESLVKPEIVIVPNPARAADLGVSVQAIARTASLALIGDLESNLAKFDLSDRQIPIRVQLDPESRNDIETLKNLRVPSRNGTLVPITAVADIRLGSGPAEIKRFNRARQVSLGGNLQGISLGDAIAKVKSLPAMNPLPPGVSEEPAGDAKIQQDIFSRFFSALGLAVLSIYAILVLLYNSFLYPFGILVALPLSIGGALMGLLVAQKELGLYALIGIVLLMGLVTKNAILLVDFALANQKEGTSQFKAVIQAGVSRLRPILMTSVSTIAGMIPIALEWGAAGEVRSPMAIAVIGGFTTSTLLTLVVVPVLFTYVDNLVRWTRKTLFGSKTQYSQDLVEVDVEPEQYLSNGTSVAASNGKF; this is translated from the coding sequence ATGTCCTTCCACGTCTCCTCTTGGTCAATTAAAAATCCGGTTGCTACTCTGGTCATGTTTCTGGTTTTAGGAATAGTCGGTCTATTCTCCTTTAACCAGTTGGGAATTGATCGGCTTCCTAATATTGATCTTCCAGCGGTTATGGTTACTGTTACCCAGCCAGGGGCAGGACCTGCAGAACTGGAATTCCAGGTAACGAAAAAAGTTGAAGATGCTGTTGCTAGCCTTGGAGACATTGACCAAATCCGCTCCACCGTTACTGATGGCAGCTCCAGCACCGTTATCAATTTTGTCCTGGGAACTGATAGCAATCAAGCAACGAATGATGTACGCAATGCAGTAGCTCAAATTCGTCAAAGTTTGCCCCTAGATATTAACGAACCGATTGTCAGACGGTTAGAATTTGCTGGGGGTTCAGTGATGACCTATGCGGTAGCTTCTGACAAACGCTCAGTGGAGGAGTTGAGTGATCTAGTTGACCGGAAAATTAGCCGTGATCTAGTTAATGTACCGGGAGTTGCCCAAATTAATCGACTCGGAGGAGTTGATCGGGAAATTCGAGTTGACCTTGACCCCGCTAGATTACAAGCCTTTGGTATCACTGCTACCCAAGTTAATGACCAAATTCGGAGCTTTAATGTCAACTTACCCGGTGGTCGCGGTAACATCGGCGGCGCTGAACAGAATGTCCGGACTCTGGGAAGTGCTAAGACAGTCGAAGAGTTGAAAAACTACCGTATTGTACTCCCAGATGGCGCAAATGTTACCCTTTCCAGTTTGGGAGAGGTGACCGACGGCTTTGGTGATCTTAGGACAGCTGCCTATCTCAATGGGAAGTCAGTGGTAGCTTTTTCTGTACTGCGCAGCACTGGTAGCACTTTAGTCTCGGTGGAAGAAGGGGTTCGCAAGGCTGTTAAACAACTAAAAACTACCCTGCCAGAGGATATCGAACTGCCCTTGATCTTCACCCGTGCTGATTCAATCCGTGATTCCTACCAAGCAACCATCGATTCCCTGGTTATCGGTTCACTACTCACCGTACTCACCGTGGGGATATTTCTGAGAAATTGGCGGGTAACTCTAATTACAGCAATAGCGCTACCTTTATCAATTATTCCCACATTTTTGGTCATAAAAGCCCTAAACTATACCCTCAACAATATGAGCCTACTGGGTTTAGCCCTAGCAGTGGGCAACTTGGTCGATGATGCCATTTGCATGATTGAAAATATCGACCAGCACTTGGATATGGGTAAGAAACCCATTAGAGCAGCTTGGGATGGGGCCAGAGAAATTGGTTTAGCTGTAGTAGCCACCACCGCTACAATAGTTGCGGTATTTCTTCCTGTAGCCTTCATGGGGGGTATACCTGGTCAATTCTTCCAACCTTTTGGAGTAACCGTTGCGGTATCTACTATGTTTTCCACCCTGGTAGCTACAACAATGACACCGATGCTGAGTGCTTATTTGCTCAAGCCAAAATCAAAAGGATTGAAGGTTAACAAGTTTAAGGTTGACAAGTTTAAGGTTGAAAGTTGGCCCAATAACCATCAACCCAATAACCATCAACCCAATAACCATCAACCCAATAACCATCAACCCAATAACCATCAACCCAATAACCATCAACCCAATAACCTTCAACCCGCTAACCATCAACCCAATAACCATCAACCCAATAACCATCAACCCAATAACCTTCAACCTACAACCGAACAACCTGCAACCGATCAGAGGCGACCTATACAACCTTATCGAAGTCTATTAACCTGGGCGTTGAAGCACCGGATTACCACGATGTTGATAGCTGTAGCGTTTTTCATCGGTAGCTTGCAGCTTGTACAGTTTATTCCCAAGGGTTTGTTTAATGATGGGGATACTGGCATTAGTACGATATTGATTGATCTGCCACCGGGGTCTCAACTCAATGAAACCATAGACGTCGTTCAAGAAACTAATCGGTTGTTGCAGTCAAACCCAGCTGTGGAAAATGTTTTGGCCAGCGCTGGAGATGATGGTATAAATTCTGGTACTGTATACGCCAAACTCTTACCCAAAGAGGAACGGGAAATCTCTCAAAAAGAATTTAACCAGCAAATGCGTCAGGCTTTTCAGAACATAGCTGGTGCTAGGATTCGTTTCCGTAGTCAAGGGGGTGGAGGCTCTAGCCAGGATTTATCAATTATTCTCAAGAGTGAGAATGGTGAACTGCTTGCCCAAACTGCCCAAGCCCTAGAAAAACAGATGCGTCAAATTCCTGGTTTAGTGGAAGTTACCTCTAGTGAAAGTCTAGTTAAACCAGAAATTGTGATTGTACCTAACCCTGCCCGTGCTGCAGATTTAGGAGTGTCTGTTCAAGCGATCGCACGCACGGCCTCTTTAGCGTTAATTGGAGACCTTGAGTCAAATCTGGCTAAATTTGATTTATCTGACCGACAAATTCCGATTCGTGTCCAACTCGACCCAGAATCGAGGAATGACATCGAAACCCTCAAAAATCTGCGGGTTCCCAGTCGAAATGGTACCTTAGTACCAATCACTGCCGTAGCTGATATCCGTTTAGGGAGTGGACCTGCTGAGATTAAGCGCTTTAATCGTGCTCGTCAGGTGTCTTTGGGAGGCAACTTGCAAGGGATTTCTCTAGGAGATGCGATCGCAAAAGTTAAATCCCTACCTGCCATGAATCCCCTACCCCCTGGAGTTTCCGAGGAACCAGCTGGGGATGCCAAGATTCAGCAAGACATATTCAGTCGATTTTTCAGTGCCTTAGGGCTAGCAGTGCTCTCGATTTATGCCATTCTAGTACTGTTGTACAACAGTTTTCTCTATCCCTTTGGGATTTTGGTCGCTTTACCCCTATCCATCGGTGGTGCCTTAATGGGACTGTTGGTCGCCCAGAAGGAATTGGGACTATATGCCCTAATCGGAATAGTGTTACTGATGGGATTGGTGACCAAAAATGCCATTCTGTTGGTAGACTTTGCCTTAGCCAATCAGAAAGAAGGGACATCCCAGTTTAAAGCAGTGATTCAAGCTGGAGTCAGTCGCTTGCGACCGATTTTGATGACTTCTGTCTCCACCATTGCTGGCATGATTCCCATTGCCTTGGAATGGGGAGCAGCCGGTGAAGTTCGTAGTCCGATGGCTATTGCCGTGATTGGAGGATTTACCACTTCTACTCTGCTAACCTTGGTGGTGGTGCCAGTATTATTTACCTATGTCGATAACTTAGTTCGTTGGACAAGAAAGACCCTATTTGGAAGTAAAACTCAATATTCCCAAGACCTCGTAGAGGTTGATGTAGAGCCTGAGCAGTATTTGAGCAATGGTACTTCTGTGGCTGCTAGTAATGGCAAGTTCTAG
- a CDS encoding CHAT domain-containing protein, with protein MKAVWWHSKWWWQIFSLVGEIYLGIALLYPVHVKAESIIPAADGTGTSLTIEGNQLTIDGGTVSGDRANLFHSFEKFGLNAEQTVTFLSNPQIRNILGRVIGGEASIVDGLIRVVGGNSNLFLMNPAGWMFGANARLNIPGDLTVTTANRIGFGEDNWFTSFGSNDYQTLIGNPKTLAFDSNQPGSIINAGNLEVLEGNNLTLIGGSVISTGNVSAANGTVTLAAVDGGNLVRISQPGHLLSIEIELPTDADGEQLPFTPQDLPTLLTGGVEGLQTPIVVKPDGNVEFADSGLPIEMGDVVAREVKAQTATLSATNNLTLVESQLSTTGDLNLLAGNTVRSHDSLARPFIAEALGNLSIQGNQAIEISTFNHQASGFFSGGNMVLRSANPVQGSSYYNTGASFRIEQLDGSPGNWISPDDSIIFANGDVSIGNYQGASLHILAGGSVTLGEIVINPSDDRNPRISPTNSDPFVANLANVTLSDQSNVVIDSANQATLDIRAGIDWTQLGGIPGNNSGNLVPDFSNTVSSNATSADIKLRDITVDRDGLVLLTNQYLPNTALPSGAIQVDTIKTRGLSNSNNNNTNTNSQQILIDSRSTIKVTSNNRLDASSHNTGSGGDITLIADGNSQLSTTQATIQIPSIDSLGGESAGNVTLISRGGDIEINSGGSGINADSESGNGGAIAITATNGNVTIKNPINSPSTLVIDTDGQVSLGNPDQPSQVSNIKDVLITAGGIDLISQLITETITIQPKELNATIGIGKDAGSTFEITTGDLLNNLDLGTSGTLTIGNPELTGDVRIRNFDLSQENLNVIVRGRDIHFVSSDSNPVVQLANNQTVQFISAGTIFDSSGTEVKIDGPQGAVLFDAENGFSYADANGIDVQAQNVAAITRNRGDIILNLQHPNAVITTVAGVDGISAANNGNISLGQDIPGTITIDQLIRAQGNGSISIGEFNTNQINLNSSVTSDSGNISFLKPLNLDNTSANISPNIISTSGNITFDDTVDGSQDLSVNAGTGTIQFNDAVGGTIPLGDITLTADDINFNEIVQGNATITLQPFSSDQAIAIGGSDTNNPDILALTAEEINLLQDGFTAITIGNPNSSANITIAETGVTFQDPVTIQAPAGSGAIIGKGTIQGIDDASITLEANQSIAVGNIITNGSDINLTARNGEVFTDNLNTSGISGGDLVIDAFTTIKTGVINTTGSLEDGGNVTIDPIGDVEVRAINAQGGENGSGGNVDITAGRFFRATDAFSGRNQTTASISTRGGVAGGSVIIRHNGGASSIPFTVGDATVNGTAAAITTGIDNSILPTQRFLESYTQGDFPRQIQLITESFPNTVTNSEPELPELPQDILPPVMIEETQALSKEMLVYQLEDYFTTQVTSQVTGQVTGQGSSSVTEADRQAEQTQIKTAKDIQTELKEIEQVTDARPALIYVFFRNSGNLPGRDVVLKTEFLNINPNVIVEPKPNAPLELVLVTSQGKMIYKRVPNTSREQVLALAEEFRDSVASPRAGVFRPQDLAKSKQLYQLLIKPLQKTLDEQNINNLVFVMDKSLQSLPLAALHDGESFIVEKYSVGLVPSLSLTDTNYTDVRKAPVLAMGTEKFDHHRDLPYVPKLIQHLVNTWSAKALENENFTLANLQDEINQKSFNILHLGTHGKFRSNANDSYIQFGNKRLGLGKFETLGLEQPPVNLLVLSACDTALGNEQYELGFAGFAYQAKVQSVLASLLAVPQNGTFKLLKSFYDHLKLVPRKAEALRLAQVEMLQDKSNKKLSHPYYWAWFTIVGNPW; from the coding sequence GTGAAAGCTGTTTGGTGGCATAGTAAATGGTGGTGGCAAATTTTTTCTCTAGTTGGAGAAATTTATTTAGGTATAGCCTTACTCTATCCCGTCCATGTTAAGGCTGAATCTATTATACCAGCCGCAGATGGGACGGGAACTAGTCTGACAATTGAGGGCAATCAGTTAACGATTGACGGGGGTACAGTTTCCGGAGATAGAGCCAATTTATTCCATAGTTTTGAAAAATTTGGTTTGAATGCAGAACAGACAGTTACGTTTCTTTCTAATCCCCAAATTCGTAATATTTTGGGTCGGGTTATTGGGGGTGAAGCGTCAATTGTTGACGGGTTAATTCGAGTAGTTGGAGGTAACTCAAATTTATTTTTGATGAATCCAGCGGGATGGATGTTTGGTGCTAATGCTCGGTTGAATATCCCAGGTGATTTAACCGTAACAACAGCGAATCGGATTGGGTTTGGTGAAGACAATTGGTTTACTAGCTTTGGGTCAAATGACTATCAAACTTTAATCGGTAATCCCAAGACGTTGGCCTTTGACTCGAATCAACCAGGGAGTATTATTAATGCTGGAAATCTGGAAGTACTAGAGGGAAATAATTTAACCTTAATCGGCGGTAGTGTGATTAGTACTGGAAACGTAAGTGCTGCCAACGGAACGGTTACTCTGGCTGCTGTAGATGGTGGTAATTTAGTTAGGATTAGCCAACCAGGACACCTATTAAGTATAGAAATTGAATTACCAACGGATGCTGATGGAGAGCAGCTACCGTTTACACCTCAGGATTTACCAACCTTGTTGACCGGGGGAGTTGAAGGGTTACAGACACCGATTGTGGTGAAGCCAGATGGTAACGTAGAGTTCGCGGATTCTGGTTTACCCATTGAGATGGGTGATGTGGTGGCTCGGGAGGTAAAGGCTCAGACTGCTACACTCTCAGCTACTAATAATCTGACCTTAGTCGAAAGCCAGCTCTCTACTACTGGGGATTTGAATCTGTTGGCTGGCAATACCGTGCGATCGCATGATAGTCTAGCGCGCCCCTTTATTGCAGAAGCCCTCGGCAATTTATCCATCCAGGGGAATCAAGCCATAGAGATTTCAACCTTCAATCATCAGGCTAGTGGTTTCTTCTCTGGTGGAAACATGGTATTGCGTTCCGCTAATCCAGTACAAGGCAGCAGTTATTATAACACAGGGGCTAGTTTTCGGATCGAGCAGTTAGATGGCAGTCCAGGAAATTGGATTAGTCCTGATGATTCCATCATTTTCGCAAATGGTGATGTCAGTATAGGAAACTACCAAGGCGCTTCCCTACATATTTTGGCAGGGGGTAGTGTTACCTTAGGCGAAATTGTGATTAATCCTAGTGATGACCGTAACCCTAGGATTAGTCCAACTAATTCCGATCCTTTTGTTGCTAATCTCGCCAATGTCACTCTATCTGACCAAAGCAATGTAGTGATTGATAGTGCTAATCAGGCCACCTTAGATATTAGAGCTGGGATTGATTGGACACAACTAGGAGGAATTCCAGGAAACAATTCAGGTAATCTTGTTCCTGATTTTAGTAATACTGTTAGCAGTAATGCCACCAGTGCCGATATCAAACTTAGGGATATTACCGTCGATCGGGATGGCTTGGTCTTGTTAACCAATCAGTATTTACCTAATACTGCATTACCCAGTGGAGCCATTCAAGTAGACACCATTAAGACCCGTGGTCTAAGTAATAGTAATAATAACAATACTAATACTAATTCCCAACAAATCCTGATTGACTCTCGCAGCACTATCAAAGTAACTTCGAATAATCGCTTAGATGCTTCCAGCCATAATACTGGTAGTGGAGGGGATATTACCCTAATTGCTGATGGCAATAGTCAATTATCCACAACTCAAGCTACTATTCAAATTCCTAGTATCGATTCATTGGGTGGGGAGAGTGCTGGCAATGTTACTTTAATTAGCAGAGGTGGTGATATTGAAATCAATAGTGGAGGTAGCGGTATCAATGCTGATTCCGAATCGGGCAATGGAGGAGCGATCGCAATCACAGCTACCAATGGTAATGTTACTATCAAAAATCCCATTAACAGCCCCAGCACTCTAGTCATTGATACCGATGGTCAGGTCAGTCTCGGCAACCCGGACCAACCATCACAAGTCAGTAACATTAAAGATGTTTTGATTACCGCTGGCGGGATTGACTTGATTTCCCAGCTGATTACTGAGACAATCACTATTCAACCAAAAGAGCTTAATGCTACCATTGGGATAGGGAAAGACGCTGGTAGCACCTTCGAAATCACCACAGGGGATTTGCTCAATAATCTCGATCTAGGAACCTCCGGTACCTTAACCATTGGAAATCCTGAATTAACCGGTGATGTAAGAATCCGCAACTTTGACCTGAGTCAGGAAAACCTCAATGTTATCGTTAGAGGGCGGGATATTCACTTTGTTAGCAGTGACAGCAATCCTGTTGTCCAACTCGCCAATAATCAGACAGTTCAATTTATCTCTGCTGGTACCATCTTTGATAGTTCAGGCACTGAAGTAAAAATTGATGGGCCACAAGGCGCAGTGCTATTCGATGCTGAAAATGGATTTAGCTACGCTGATGCTAATGGTATAGATGTTCAAGCTCAGAATGTTGCTGCTATTACCCGCAACCGTGGCGATATTATCCTTAACCTCCAACATCCCAATGCTGTGATTACTACCGTGGCTGGTGTGGATGGGATTAGCGCTGCTAATAATGGCAACATTAGTCTCGGACAAGATATACCTGGTACTATCACCATTGATCAACTCATCCGTGCTCAGGGTAATGGGAGTATCTCAATTGGGGAATTCAACACTAATCAAATCAATCTCAACAGCAGTGTGACATCTGACAGTGGTAACATTAGCTTCCTCAAACCCCTTAATCTTGATAACACTAGCGCTAATATTAGTCCTAACATCATTAGCACTAGCGGTAACATTACCTTTGATGATACCGTTGACGGTAGTCAAGACCTGAGCGTTAATGCTGGCACTGGCACCATTCAGTTTAATGATGCAGTGGGAGGCACCATTCCCCTAGGGGATATTACCCTAACTGCTGATGACATTAACTTTAACGAAATAGTCCAAGGGAATGCCACCATTACATTACAACCGTTCAGCTCTGATCAAGCGATCGCAATTGGTGGCAGTGATACCAACAATCCAGATATATTAGCACTAACTGCGGAAGAAATCAACCTCCTTCAGGATGGCTTTACTGCTATCACTATCGGTAATCCTAACAGTAGCGCTAACATTACCATTGCTGAGACTGGGGTCACTTTCCAAGACCCAGTAACCATTCAAGCCCCAGCCGGGTCAGGTGCCATCATCGGCAAGGGCACCATTCAAGGCATAGACGATGCTTCCATTACTCTAGAGGCCAATCAAAGCATTGCAGTTGGGAACATTATTACCAATGGCTCCGATATCAACCTTACTGCTAGGAATGGAGAGGTATTCACAGACAACCTCAACACTTCTGGTATCAGTGGTGGTGATCTGGTTATCGATGCTTTCACTACCATCAAGACTGGGGTAATTAATACTACCGGTAGTCTTGAGGATGGGGGAAATGTGACTATCGACCCGATTGGAGATGTGGAAGTCAGGGCGATTAATGCTCAAGGGGGAGAAAACGGTAGTGGTGGTAATGTCGATATTACCGCTGGTCGATTTTTCCGAGCTACTGATGCTTTTAGCGGACGCAATCAGACCACAGCTAGTATTTCCACTAGGGGCGGAGTGGCAGGAGGCTCAGTCATCATCCGACATAATGGCGGAGCTAGTTCCATACCCTTTACCGTAGGGGATGCTACCGTCAATGGTACCGCTGCAGCCATTACCACTGGCATCGACAATTCGATTTTGCCAACGCAACGGTTTCTGGAGTCCTATACTCAGGGGGATTTTCCCAGGCAGATCCAACTGATTACTGAATCATTTCCTAATACAGTAACCAATAGTGAGCCAGAGTTACCTGAGTTACCACAGGACATCCTCCCACCAGTGATGATAGAAGAAACTCAAGCATTGTCCAAAGAAATGCTAGTCTATCAACTAGAGGATTATTTTACCACTCAAGTCACCAGTCAAGTCACCGGTCAAGTCACCGGTCAAGGGTCGTCATCTGTTACAGAAGCAGATAGACAAGCAGAGCAGACTCAGATTAAAACAGCAAAAGACATTCAAACAGAACTCAAGGAAATTGAACAGGTTACCGATGCTAGACCGGCACTAATCTATGTCTTTTTTCGGAATTCTGGAAATTTACCAGGACGAGACGTTGTCTTGAAAACCGAATTCCTCAACATTAATCCTAATGTAATTGTAGAGCCCAAGCCTAATGCTCCGTTGGAACTAGTATTGGTAACTAGCCAAGGCAAAATGATCTACAAACGGGTTCCTAATACCAGCCGGGAGCAAGTGTTAGCCTTAGCTGAAGAATTCCGGGATAGTGTAGCATCTCCCAGAGCAGGGGTGTTTCGACCACAAGACTTAGCTAAATCTAAACAACTCTATCAATTATTGATTAAACCCCTCCAGAAGACATTAGATGAACAAAACATCAATAACTTGGTGTTTGTGATGGATAAAAGCTTGCAGTCTCTCCCCTTAGCAGCACTCCATGATGGCGAAAGCTTTATTGTGGAAAAATACAGTGTTGGTTTAGTGCCTAGTTTGAGCTTGACCGATACCAACTATACCGATGTCAGAAAAGCCCCAGTGCTGGCAATGGGTACAGAAAAATTTGACCACCATCGAGACCTACCCTATGTGCCCAAACTAATTCAGCATTTAGTTAATACCTGGTCAGCTAAAGCCCTAGAAAACGAAAACTTTACCTTAGCTAATCTCCAGGATGAAATTAATCAGAAATCTTTTAATATCCTTCATTTAGGAACCCATGGTAAATTTCGGTCTAATGCTAATGATTCCTACATTCAGTTCGGAAACAAACGATTAGGATTAGGAAAATTTGAAACCCTGGGATTAGAGCAACCACCGGTAAACTTATTGGTTTTAAGTGCTTGTGATACAGCCCTTGGCAATGAACAGTATGAATTAGGATTTGCTGGATTTGCCTATCAAGCCAAAGTGCAATCGGTCTTAGCTAGTTTGTTAGCAGTGCCTCAAAATGGAACCTTTAAACTCCTGAAATCTTTTTATGACCATTTAAAACTCGTTCCTAGAAAAGCAGAAGCTTTAAGACTAGCTCAAGTCGAGATGCTTCAGGATAAAAGTAATAAGAAGTTATCTCATCCTTACTATTGGGCATGGTTTACTATTGTGGGAAATCCTTGGTAG